The following is a genomic window from Collimonas fungivorans Ter331.
AGCCTGCGCCGGAAAACATCCTCGACCTGTACCTAGGCTCGCTGGCAGCGCTCGGCCTGGATCTCAAGCGCAACGACGTGCGCTTCGTCGAAGACGACTGGGAAAACCCGACCCTGGGCGCCTGGGGCCTGGGCTGGGAAGTCTGGCTGAACGGCATGGAAGTGACCCAGTTCACCTACTTCCAGCAAGTCGGCGGCCTCGATTGCAAACCGGTGCTGGGTGAGATCACCTATGGCATCGAGCGCCTGGCGATGTACTTGCAGGGCGTGGAAAATGTCTACGACCTGGTGTGGACCGAATGGGTCGAGAATGGCGTGACCAAGAAGCTCAGCTACGGCGACGTCTTCCACCAGAACGAAGTCGAACAGTCGACTTATAACTTCGAACACGCCAACACGGAATTCCTGTTCCCGCTGTTCGGCAACTACGAAGCCGAAGCCAAACGTCTGCTGGCGGTGCCGCTGGCGTTGCCAGCTTACGAGATGGTACTGAAAGCCGCGCATACTTTCAACCTGCTGGATGCGCGCGGCGCGATCTCGGTCACCGAACGCGCCGCCTACATGGGCCGGATCCGTAACCTGTCGCGCGCGGTGGCGCAGGCATATTACGATTCACGGGCAAAACTGGGTTTCCCGATGTGGGAGATCACCAAGGAAAACGGCGATCTGTTGTTGCAAGAATTTGGAGATGAATACATGGCGGCTGTAGCGCAGCGTGCGGGAGAAGCAGTATGAAGGACACGCTTTTGAACCAGACCCTGCTGATTGAAATTTTCACGGAAGAACTGCCGCCGAAAGCATTGGCGAAACTCGGCGATGCTTTTGCCAGCGGTATTTTCAACGGCTTGAAGTCACGCGATTTCCTGGACGACGGCGCCGTCGCCACTGCCTTCGCCACGCCGCGCCGGCTGGCGGTCGCCATCAGCAATGTGCGCGCCACCTCACTCGATAAAACCATGCGCGAAAAAGTGCTGCCGGTATCGGTGGCGCTGGATGCCGAAGGCCGCGCCACGGCGCCGCTGGTCAAGAAACTGGCGGCACTGGCCGCACAATGCCGCCAGGCGGTGATTACCCCGGCCGAACTGGAACGCGCACCTGACGGCAAGGCCGAAAGTTTTTTCTACAGCTATACCGCCAAAGGTGTGGCGCTGCCTGCCGGTTTGCAAGTGGTGCTGGAAGATACCGTGGCAAAATTGCCGATCCCGAAAGTGATGAGCTACCAGCGCCAGCACGGCCACGCGGCCGGCCATACCGTTCGTTTTGTGCGGCCGGCGCACAGCCTGGTGGCGCTGCACGGCGAACAGGTACTGCCTTTGACCCTGCTCGGCCTGGATGCGGACCGCCTGACCGAAGGCCATCGTTTCCTGTCGCCAGGCCGCATCACCCTGGCCGACGCCGACAGCTACGCAGTAACGCTGGCCGAACAAGGCAAAGTCATCGCCAGCTTCAGCGAACGCAAGGAAAAAATCCGCAAGGACCTGTTGGAAGGGGCAAAAAAGTCTGCGGCCGACGACCAGGTGCTGATGCCGGAAGCGCTGCTGGACGAAGTTACGGCGCTGGTTGAATGGCCGGTGGTGTATGCCTGCAAATTCGAAGACGAATTCCTCAGCGTCCCGCAGGAATGCCTGATCCTGACGATGCAGACCAACCAGAAGTATTTTGCCCTGACAGATAGCGCCGGCAAGCTGCGCTCGCGTTTCCTGATTGTCTCCAACCTGCAGACCAGTGAACCGCACTACATTATCGAAGGCAATGAGCGCGTGGTGCGCCCGCGCCTGTCCGACGCCAAGTTCTTCTTCGAGCAGGACCAGAAAAAGAAACTGGCCGAACGCGTACCTCTGCTGGCCAATGTGGTCTATCACAACAAGCTCGGCAACCAGCTGCAGCGCACAGAACGGGTCAAGACCCTAGCCGCGGCGATTGCGTCGCTGCTCGGCAGCGATGCCGCACTGGCCGAACGCGCGGCGCTGCTGGCCAAGGCCGACCTGCTGACTGACATGGTCGGCGAGTTCCCTGAACTGCAAGGCATCATGGGCAATTATTACGCACGCCACGACGGCGAAGCGGACGACGTCGCCCTGGCCATTTCGGAACACTACCAGCCGCGCTTTGCCGGCGACGCCCTGCCCACTACCGACACCAGCGTTGCAGTGGCGCTGGCGGACAAGCTGGAAACCCTGGTCGGGATCTGGGGCATCGGCTTGCAGCCGACCGGCGACAAGGATCCGTTCGCCCTGCGCCGTCATGCGCTGGGCATCCTGCGCATGCTGCTGGAAAAACGCCTGCCGATATCGCTCACGCAGTTGCTAAGCAATGCCGCCCAGCAGTTCGCCGGCAACAGCAACTTCAAGGATCCAGGCAGCGACGTACTGCCGTTCCTGTACGACCGCCTGCGCGGCCTGCTGCGCGAACGCGGTTATGCGCCGAACGAAATTGAAGCGGTAGTGGCGCAGCAGCCAGAGCGGCTCGACAACATCATCGAACGCCTGGATGCGGTGCAAGCGTTTGCCGCCTTGCCAGAGGCGGAAGCGCTGGCCGCGGCCAACAAGCGCATCACCAACATCCTGAAAAAGACCGAAGGCGTCGGCAGCACGGTGCAGCAAGACCTGCTGCGCGACAGCGCCGAACAATCGCTGTTCGCGGCGATGAATGCGCTCAAGCCGGAGGTCGATGCCGCCTTTGCCAAGGGCGATTTCAGCACCGCCTTGAAAGCACTGGCGCGGCTGCGGGAAAACGTCGACGGTTTCTTCAACGATGTGATGGTGATGGCCGACGACGAGCAATTGCGCAACAACCGCCTGGCGTTGCTGGCGAACCTGCATGTAATGCTGAACCAGGTCGCCGACATTTCCAAACTGGCTGCTTAAACATTGTTTGCTTCGCGATTTAACCGTGCTGTCTAATCAGTTGAGGACAGAGTAATTCGCCACGCTGCGGTGGCTCTTAAACTCTGTCCCGCAAATGGATACAATGCACCATGAAATTAATCATCCTCGACCGCGACGGCGTCATCAACCACGACTCGGATGCCTTCATCAAATCACCGGATGAATGGATCCCGATCAAAGGTTCGCTGGAAGCCATAGCCCGCCTGAACCAGGCAGGCTATCGGGTGGTGGTGGCGACCAACCAGTCGGGCATCGCGCGCGGCTTGTTCGACATGCCGACCCTGATGGCCATCCATCAGAAAATGCATGAAGCAGCGCAGCTGGTCGGCGCCGAAATCGACGCCATCTTTTTTTGCCCGCATGCCGCCGACGACAACTGCGATTGCCGCAAGCCCAAGGCTGGCATGTTCCACGACATCGGCAAGCGCTTCGAGATCAGCCTGCGCGGCGGCGTGGCGACGGTAGGCGATTCGCTGCGCGACCTGCAGGCAGGTTTTGTCGCCGGCTGCGCACCTTACCTGGTGCTCACCGGCAAAGGCGAAAAGACCCGCGACAAAGGCGGCCTGCCGCCCGGCACTCTGATTTTTCCTGACCTGGCGGCGGTGGTTGAATTCCTGCTGAAGAAACCGGTGGAGCTGGCGGTTTGATGAACGGACGGCTCTGTCCTGCAAAAAGATAGCTTATTTAAAAATACCTGGAGTCTGCATGTCGCGTTTTTTCCTGTTTTTACGTTCCCTACTGTTTTTCCTGCTGATGACGATCCTGACAGTGGTCTGGTCGATGGCTTGCCTCTTATTCGCTCCCTTTCCTTACGCCCGGCGCTATTACCTGACGGCGCGCTGGAATGTCATCGTGGTCTGGATGGCCAAAGTGATCTGCGGGATCCGTTACGAGGTCAAGGGTTTTGAAAACTTCCCCGACGCCCCTGCCGTGGTGCTGAGCAAACATCAGTCGGCATGGGAAACGATTTTCCTGCTGCAGATGACGCCGCGCCCGCTGGTGTTCGTGTTCAAGAAATCGCTGACCTATATCCCGTTTTTCGGCTGGGGCATCGCCTTGCTGCGCATGATTCCAATCGACCGCAGCAAGGGCCGCGACGCCTTCGCCCAAGTGGTGGTGCAAGGACGCAAGCGGCTGGCCGACGGCCAATGGATCATCATGTTCCCGGAAGGCACGCGGATTCCGGTTGGCCAGACCGGCAAATACAAGAACGGCGGCACGCGCCTGGCGGTGGAAACCAACACCGTGGTGGTGCCGATCGCGCACAACGCCGGCGAGTGCTGGCCAAAGAATTCCTTCATCAAGAAACCGGGCCTGATCACGGTCTCGATCGGCAAGCCGATTTCACCGGAAGGCCTGGATAGCAGCGAGCTGATGGCGAAAGTCGAAAATTGGATAGAATCTGAAATGCGCGTGATTTCACCGCATGTTTATTCCAAGCAGCAATAACCCCTCCAGTTTGGACACCATTGAAATTATTGCATCAAAAGCCAGCAAAGCCGCGCCTGGGACCGCATGGTCGGCCCCAGGGCAAGGCACAGCAGCAGCAAGCGCTGCAACTGGACTTGTTTGCCGACGGGTTTGCCAGCGACGCGATCGCCAGCACGCCGCCTGTGGAGGCGCCGCCTGCCAATTCACAGCCGGGGTTGCAGCCACGCTTGCAGCCAAAACCGCAAGCCCTCGCACCTGACGAACCGACGGCCCTGGCGCCCGGCAAGCGCCGCCTGCGCTTCGGCGAACATGTGCTCGACTACACCCTGCTGCGTTCCAAACGGCGTTCCATCGGCTTCCTGATCAGCGATGACGGCCTGCGCGTCACTGCTCCCAAGTGGGTGACCCTGGGCGATATCGAAATCGCCATACGCGAAAAGAAACGTTGGATTTTTACCAAGCTGAGCGAATACCGCGACCGCTCGACGCGCCGCATGCAGCCGCAAATGCAATGGCGCGACGGTGAGACCCTGCCGTATATGGGACGCAGCATCACCCTGCGTATCCATGCCACCCAGAAGGCCGGCATCCACTTCGACGACACCAGCGACCAGCTGATCGTCTGCCTGCCGGCCGACGCCGGCGAGCAGCAGCTCAAGGACCGCGTGCTGGGCTGGCTGCAGCTGGAAGCCAAGCGCGTATTTGCCGAACGGCTGCCGATCTATGCCCAGAAACTCGGCGTCACCTACCAGTCGTTCGCGCTGTCGTCGGCGACTACCCAGTGGGGATCCTGCACTTCGGAAGGCAAGATCCGGCTGAACTGGCGGCTGATGCATTTTGCGCTGCCGCTGATCGACTATGTGATTGCACATGAGCTGTCGCATCTGCGCGAGATGAACCATAGCCCGCGTTTCTGGGCCACCGTGCAATCGATTTTCCCTGAATTCGAAACCG
Proteins encoded in this region:
- a CDS encoding M48 family metallopeptidase; its protein translation is MKLLHQKPAKPRLGPHGRPQGKAQQQQALQLDLFADGFASDAIASTPPVEAPPANSQPGLQPRLQPKPQALAPDEPTALAPGKRRLRFGEHVLDYTLLRSKRRSIGFLISDDGLRVTAPKWVTLGDIEIAIREKKRWIFTKLSEYRDRSTRRMQPQMQWRDGETLPYMGRSITLRIHATQKAGIHFDDTSDQLIVCLPADAGEQQLKDRVLGWLQLEAKRVFAERLPIYAQKLGVTYQSFALSSATTQWGSCTSEGKIRLNWRLMHFALPLIDYVIAHELSHLREMNHSPRFWATVQSIFPEFETARKTLRDSAQETLPVF
- the glyQ gene encoding glycine--tRNA ligase subunit alpha, with the protein product MLTFQQIILKLQDYWDAQGCALLQPYDMEVGAGTSHTATFLRAIGPEPWRAAYVQPSRRPKDGRYGENPNRLQHYYQYQVVLKPAPENILDLYLGSLAALGLDLKRNDVRFVEDDWENPTLGAWGLGWEVWLNGMEVTQFTYFQQVGGLDCKPVLGEITYGIERLAMYLQGVENVYDLVWTEWVENGVTKKLSYGDVFHQNEVEQSTYNFEHANTEFLFPLFGNYEAEAKRLLAVPLALPAYEMVLKAAHTFNLLDARGAISVTERAAYMGRIRNLSRAVAQAYYDSRAKLGFPMWEITKENGDLLLQEFGDEYMAAVAQRAGEAV
- a CDS encoding lysophospholipid acyltransferase family protein, whose amino-acid sequence is MSRFFLFLRSLLFFLLMTILTVVWSMACLLFAPFPYARRYYLTARWNVIVVWMAKVICGIRYEVKGFENFPDAPAVVLSKHQSAWETIFLLQMTPRPLVFVFKKSLTYIPFFGWGIALLRMIPIDRSKGRDAFAQVVVQGRKRLADGQWIIMFPEGTRIPVGQTGKYKNGGTRLAVETNTVVVPIAHNAGECWPKNSFIKKPGLITVSIGKPISPEGLDSSELMAKVENWIESEMRVISPHVYSKQQ
- the glyS gene encoding glycine--tRNA ligase subunit beta; protein product: MNQTLLIEIFTEELPPKALAKLGDAFASGIFNGLKSRDFLDDGAVATAFATPRRLAVAISNVRATSLDKTMREKVLPVSVALDAEGRATAPLVKKLAALAAQCRQAVITPAELERAPDGKAESFFYSYTAKGVALPAGLQVVLEDTVAKLPIPKVMSYQRQHGHAAGHTVRFVRPAHSLVALHGEQVLPLTLLGLDADRLTEGHRFLSPGRITLADADSYAVTLAEQGKVIASFSERKEKIRKDLLEGAKKSAADDQVLMPEALLDEVTALVEWPVVYACKFEDEFLSVPQECLILTMQTNQKYFALTDSAGKLRSRFLIVSNLQTSEPHYIIEGNERVVRPRLSDAKFFFEQDQKKKLAERVPLLANVVYHNKLGNQLQRTERVKTLAAAIASLLGSDAALAERAALLAKADLLTDMVGEFPELQGIMGNYYARHDGEADDVALAISEHYQPRFAGDALPTTDTSVAVALADKLETLVGIWGIGLQPTGDKDPFALRRHALGILRMLLEKRLPISLTQLLSNAAQQFAGNSNFKDPGSDVLPFLYDRLRGLLRERGYAPNEIEAVVAQQPERLDNIIERLDAVQAFAALPEAEALAAANKRITNILKKTEGVGSTVQQDLLRDSAEQSLFAAMNALKPEVDAAFAKGDFSTALKALARLRENVDGFFNDVMVMADDEQLRNNRLALLANLHVMLNQVADISKLAA
- the gmhB gene encoding D-glycero-beta-D-manno-heptose 1,7-bisphosphate 7-phosphatase — translated: MKLIILDRDGVINHDSDAFIKSPDEWIPIKGSLEAIARLNQAGYRVVVATNQSGIARGLFDMPTLMAIHQKMHEAAQLVGAEIDAIFFCPHAADDNCDCRKPKAGMFHDIGKRFEISLRGGVATVGDSLRDLQAGFVAGCAPYLVLTGKGEKTRDKGGLPPGTLIFPDLAAVVEFLLKKPVELAV